A region from the Pyrinomonadaceae bacterium genome encodes:
- a CDS encoding HD domain-containing phosphohydrolase, which produces MPLIETNDVDQVATIEIFRDLAAEADQFEQYSHPHAVRVAAIAEEIGKSFSLGSRDRFSLRVAALAHDLGEAAMARDYIQGRGPLSDDERIDLARHPVLGEREAADAGADRGAQLLVRWHHEWWNGSGYPDGLRFEQIPLGARILRVADAYAALTDDRPFRPALSEKQAREHLLEWIGLEFDPGVVKALLSLEPFDELRSYYREDTPPDLPGIADDLLERIDHLGT; this is translated from the coding sequence ATGCCGCTAATTGAAACCAACGACGTCGATCAGGTGGCGACGATTGAGATTTTCAGAGACCTGGCGGCTGAGGCTGATCAGTTCGAGCAATATTCGCATCCGCACGCGGTACGGGTCGCGGCGATCGCCGAAGAAATTGGCAAGTCTTTCAGTCTGGGTTCGCGCGACCGGTTTTCGCTGCGCGTGGCCGCGCTGGCGCACGATCTGGGCGAGGCGGCGATGGCGCGCGATTACATCCAGGGACGTGGGCCATTGAGTGACGACGAGCGCATCGATCTCGCACGGCATCCGGTGCTTGGCGAACGCGAAGCGGCCGATGCCGGAGCTGATCGCGGCGCGCAATTGCTGGTTCGCTGGCATCACGAATGGTGGAACGGCAGCGGATACCCCGACGGCCTGCGCTTCGAACAGATACCACTTGGAGCCCGCATCCTGCGCGTCGCCGACGCCTACGCCGCTTTGACGGATGATCGGCCGTTTCGTCCTGCGCTCTCGGAGAAACAGGCGCGTGAACATCTGCTCGAGTGGATTGGTCTGGAGTTCGATCCGGGAGTGGTCAAAGCGCTGCTCTCGCTCGAACCGTTTGACGAATTGCGGAGCTACTATAGAGAGGACACGCCCCCGGATCTGCCGGGCATTGCTGACGATTTGCTGGAGCGCATCGACCATTTGGGGACATAG
- a CDS encoding DnaJ domain-containing protein, giving the protein MTKATKGELAQKPVAELIREIGEASASGALRLSRDRAKAVVYFESGDVAFAASNIRTHRLLEFLKRTGILDESAAASFPPKATDDEVLNILVESRRIRADRVGTIRAGHVAEVLRGVLLWTEGDWEFDPRVRIAGDTRVAIDVRRLLLESTRHLPATYLLSRFADTSERLELAQANGQQPSLLPAEAFVLSRIDGPTTVNDLLSVSGMNAEETLQSLYALAICGVVKRAAWATPQFEGSAGAKVPVKSEAGADEQLGTLEDFFARAEVAATYYDLLGVSHQASADEIKNAYHSLARRFHPDRFHQADAKLRSQIEAAFARVAQAYDVLGDQSSRATYDAQFAVPASPSGSKGATSEGGPASPQTTTESRAESSFQKGVAATNQRQLQQAVRFFAEAASIEPRCARYRAEYGRALISDPKTRRLAEFELKAAIALDPDNTSYRVALAELYKALGLRRRAEGELQRALTVDPKNAAARTLLASLKN; this is encoded by the coding sequence ATGACCAAGGCAACTAAAGGCGAGCTCGCTCAGAAACCTGTTGCGGAACTGATTCGTGAAATCGGCGAAGCTTCAGCTTCGGGCGCGCTCAGACTCTCCCGCGACCGAGCGAAAGCAGTCGTGTATTTCGAGAGTGGCGACGTCGCTTTCGCGGCTTCGAACATTCGCACCCATCGCCTGCTCGAATTTCTGAAGCGTACCGGCATCCTGGATGAAAGCGCGGCCGCCTCGTTCCCGCCAAAAGCGACCGATGATGAAGTGCTGAATATCCTCGTGGAGAGTCGCCGCATTCGTGCAGACCGGGTCGGCACCATTCGGGCTGGTCATGTCGCGGAAGTTCTGCGTGGCGTTTTGCTCTGGACCGAGGGTGACTGGGAATTCGATCCACGCGTGCGTATTGCCGGCGACACGCGTGTGGCGATTGATGTGCGCCGGCTGCTGCTGGAATCGACGCGCCATCTGCCCGCAACTTACCTTTTGTCACGCTTTGCCGATACGTCCGAGCGGCTTGAACTCGCGCAAGCCAATGGCCAGCAACCAAGTTTGTTGCCGGCCGAAGCCTTCGTGCTTTCGCGCATCGACGGCCCGACGACGGTCAACGACTTGCTGTCGGTGAGCGGGATGAACGCGGAGGAAACGTTGCAGTCGCTTTACGCTCTCGCTATCTGTGGCGTAGTTAAGCGCGCCGCGTGGGCGACACCGCAATTCGAAGGCAGCGCCGGCGCAAAGGTGCCGGTGAAAAGCGAAGCCGGCGCCGATGAGCAACTCGGTACGCTCGAAGATTTCTTCGCCCGGGCCGAAGTGGCGGCCACTTACTACGACTTGCTCGGCGTGAGTCATCAGGCGAGCGCCGACGAGATCAAGAACGCGTACCATTCTTTGGCGCGCCGCTTTCATCCGGACCGTTTCCACCAGGCCGACGCGAAACTTCGCAGCCAAATCGAAGCTGCGTTCGCGCGCGTCGCACAAGCCTACGACGTACTGGGCGATCAATCGTCCCGCGCCACTTATGACGCACAGTTTGCTGTCCCGGCGTCTCCGTCAGGTTCAAAAGGGGCGACCAGTGAGGGCGGTCCGGCTTCCCCGCAAACAACGACGGAGAGTCGCGCTGAATCGAGTTTTCAAAAAGGTGTTGCCGCTACTAATCAGCGCCAGCTGCAACAGGCAGTGAGATTCTTTGCCGAAGCCGCCAGTATTGAACCGCGTTGCGCGCGCTACCGCGCTGAATATGGACGGGCGCTCATCAGCGATCCAAAGACGAGACGGTTGGCCGAATTCGAACTGAAAGCCGCCATAGCCCTCGATCCGGATAACACTTCGTATCGAGTCGCGCTCGCGGAACTCTACAAAGCCCTCGGGCTACGCCGCCGCGCTGAAGGCGAATTACAACGCGCCTTGACTGTGGATCCAAAAAACGCCGCGGCACGAACTTTACTGGCGAGTTTGAAGAACTGA
- the xerC gene encoding tyrosine recombinase XerC — protein MLNHLSTQFLDHLRYERNVSVHTLRNYESDLQQFVAYLVPPEPANGNGKKRAPAPPAEPDIKQIDHLTIREWLASLHSDRKKKSSIARKLAALRTFFQFLVREGVIESNPAKLVATPRKEKKLPVHLSVEDAVRFIETPDAETHFGKRDRAILELLYATGVRVSELVQLNLRDIDFSNKLLRVFGKRRKERIVPFGEPAAKALQDYLSVREQFLMNAPATKRDAQPLILNYQGTRMTTRSVGRLIEKYIKLCAGIHDISPHALRHSFATHLLDSGADLRDIQALLGHARLSTTQVYTHVSMEKLIEVYDKTHPKA, from the coding sequence ATGCTTAACCATCTTAGTACGCAGTTTCTCGATCACCTGCGCTACGAACGCAACGTCAGCGTTCACACGCTGCGCAACTACGAAAGCGACCTGCAGCAGTTCGTCGCCTATCTGGTCCCGCCGGAACCAGCAAACGGGAATGGGAAGAAACGAGCGCCGGCTCCACCTGCCGAGCCCGATATCAAGCAGATCGATCACCTCACGATTCGTGAATGGCTGGCCTCGCTGCACTCGGACCGGAAAAAGAAATCATCGATCGCGCGGAAGCTCGCGGCGCTGCGGACCTTTTTTCAGTTTCTCGTGCGCGAAGGCGTGATTGAATCGAACCCCGCGAAACTGGTCGCGACTCCCCGCAAAGAAAAGAAGCTTCCGGTTCACTTGTCCGTCGAAGACGCTGTTCGATTTATTGAAACGCCTGACGCGGAGACACATTTTGGCAAGCGCGACCGCGCAATTCTTGAATTGCTTTACGCTACGGGCGTGCGCGTATCCGAGCTGGTGCAATTGAATCTCCGCGACATCGATTTCAGTAACAAGCTGCTGCGCGTTTTCGGCAAGCGGCGCAAAGAGCGGATCGTCCCGTTCGGTGAACCCGCCGCGAAGGCCTTGCAGGATTATCTTTCCGTGCGCGAGCAATTCCTCATGAACGCGCCGGCGACCAAGCGCGACGCGCAGCCGCTAATCCTTAACTACCAGGGCACGCGAATGACGACTCGTTCAGTGGGCCGCTTGATCGAGAAGTACATCAAACTGTGCGCCGGCATTCACGACATCAGCCCCCACGCGTTGCGTCATTCATTTGCGACACACCTGCTCGACAGCGGCGCCGATCTGCGCGACATCCAAGCCTTGCTTGGCCACGCGCGGCTTTCGACTACGCAGGTCTACACGCATGTTTCCATGGAAAAGCTGATCGAGGTCTACGATAAAACTCACCCTAAAGCCTGA
- a CDS encoding VWA domain-containing protein, giving the protein MQVPPSPHVRRARLLSIAIAVIVIVAPLTIQSQSGRQKDPKTANGNKSSRPSSTTPIADPSNMNSDEGDDVLRVSSNLVPVPTTVVDSRGAAITTLTLDDFELRVDGQIHAISDINRSETPVRMAMLFDNSGSLSASREFEKHAAVRFFENVMRPIDEAAIYSISTDVLLSQPMTNNVRVLQRTIESFGKAEGSTSLYDGVFAALTYLRPFSGRRVIVIVSDGRDTTSRHDHDFDATLRRLQGDECQIYVVQTGLYDNANVRDLAAERRMHEFAAQTGGAVYIPKNVDDLDIAFTQIAADLAQQYVLSYYPPEDKRDGRYHNISIRVKDRSNLRIRARKGFLVKKRERV; this is encoded by the coding sequence ATGCAAGTTCCCCCAAGTCCTCATGTTCGTCGCGCGCGACTTCTCAGTATTGCGATTGCCGTCATCGTAATTGTTGCGCCGCTGACAATTCAATCTCAATCCGGCCGTCAGAAGGATCCGAAGACTGCGAACGGCAATAAGTCGTCGCGCCCATCGTCGACCACCCCAATTGCCGATCCTTCGAACATGAACTCGGACGAAGGGGATGATGTCCTTCGCGTAAGTTCAAACCTGGTGCCGGTACCGACTACCGTGGTTGATAGTCGCGGCGCTGCGATTACGACGCTGACACTGGATGATTTTGAGTTGCGTGTGGACGGTCAGATACATGCGATCAGCGACATAAATCGCTCGGAAACGCCCGTGCGGATGGCGATGCTGTTCGACAACAGCGGCAGTCTGAGCGCCTCGCGCGAGTTCGAAAAACATGCGGCCGTGCGGTTCTTTGAAAACGTAATGCGCCCCATCGATGAAGCGGCCATCTATTCCATCTCCACCGACGTGCTGCTGTCGCAACCCATGACCAACAATGTTCGAGTTCTGCAACGAACAATTGAGTCGTTCGGAAAGGCGGAGGGTTCCACGTCGTTGTACGACGGCGTGTTTGCCGCTCTCACTTATCTGAGACCCTTCAGCGGCCGGCGCGTGATCGTGATTGTCTCAGACGGCCGCGACACCACCAGCCGTCACGATCACGATTTCGATGCAACGCTCAGAAGGCTGCAAGGCGACGAATGCCAAATTTATGTCGTGCAAACCGGACTCTATGACAACGCGAATGTGCGCGATCTGGCCGCTGAACGTCGCATGCACGAGTTCGCAGCGCAAACGGGCGGCGCGGTTTACATTCCGAAGAACGTTGACGACCTGGACATCGCCTTCACGCAGATCGCAGCGGACCTGGCGCAACAGTATGTGCTGAGCTACTACCCGCCTGAGGACAAACGCGACGGCCGCTATCACAACATTTCAATTCGCGTGAAGGACAGGAGCAACCTGCGGATTCGCGCGCGCAAGGGATTTCTAGTCAAAAAACGCGAACGGGTGTAG
- the trmFO gene encoding methylenetetrahydrofolate--tRNA-(uracil(54)-C(5))-methyltransferase (FADH(2)-oxidizing) TrmFO, translated as MSTINIIGGGLAGVEAAWQAAAAGARVKLYEMRPVRQTPAHRTDKLAEIVCSNSLKSDEPGSASYLLKEELRRGDSLVMRAAQHARVPAGAALAVDRERFAHYITAEIESHPNIELLRDEVTSIAPHDFSIIATGPLTSDALTWEIMKLTGDDQMYFYDAIAPIIAADSIDHSIAFKAARYGKGGDDYLNCPFNEEEYARFYGELIDAKSVPLQRFEETRWFEACLPIEELARRGVDTLRFGPMKPVGLNDPRTGREPYAAVQLRQENLMADAYSMVGFQNHLRYGEQARVLRLIPGLERAEFLQFGQIHRNTYINAPRVLRPTMQMREHPNIFFAGQITGVEGYVESVAMGWLAGQNAARLLQDKELLIAPPRSAIGALARYVSTAETKNYQPVNITFALLEPLSPEQARSVRRKRDRHMLQVKLALQEWDLWMQSVREQQPALAVVT; from the coding sequence ATGAGCACCATCAACATCATTGGCGGAGGATTAGCGGGCGTCGAAGCCGCCTGGCAAGCCGCCGCAGCGGGGGCGCGCGTCAAGCTGTACGAGATGCGCCCGGTGCGCCAGACACCGGCGCATCGCACCGACAAGCTTGCCGAGATTGTCTGTTCGAATTCGCTGAAGTCTGACGAGCCAGGCTCGGCGTCGTACCTTTTGAAAGAAGAGTTACGCCGCGGCGACTCGCTCGTAATGCGCGCGGCGCAACATGCCCGTGTCCCGGCCGGAGCGGCACTCGCCGTCGACCGGGAACGGTTTGCCCACTACATCACGGCGGAAATTGAATCCCATCCGAATATCGAACTCCTGCGTGACGAAGTTACTTCGATTGCGCCGCACGATTTTTCAATCATCGCGACCGGCCCGCTGACCTCCGACGCATTGACCTGGGAAATCATGAAGTTGACCGGCGACGATCAGATGTACTTCTACGACGCCATCGCCCCGATCATCGCCGCCGACTCAATCGATCATTCGATCGCCTTCAAAGCTGCGCGCTACGGAAAGGGCGGCGATGATTATCTGAATTGCCCTTTTAATGAAGAAGAATACGCCCGGTTCTATGGCGAACTCATCGATGCCAAGAGCGTCCCGTTACAGCGCTTTGAAGAGACCCGTTGGTTCGAAGCATGCCTGCCGATTGAAGAACTCGCGCGCCGCGGCGTGGACACTCTGCGATTTGGGCCAATGAAACCGGTGGGCTTGAACGATCCGCGTACCGGTCGTGAGCCGTATGCTGCCGTGCAACTGCGCCAGGAAAACTTGATGGCTGACGCCTACAGCATGGTCGGCTTTCAAAATCATCTCCGTTACGGCGAGCAGGCGCGCGTGTTGCGCTTGATTCCCGGCCTCGAACGCGCCGAGTTTCTCCAGTTTGGGCAAATCCACCGGAACACTTATATCAATGCGCCGCGCGTCCTGCGGCCAACCATGCAGATGCGCGAGCATCCAAACATCTTCTTTGCCGGGCAGATTACCGGCGTCGAGGGCTATGTCGAATCGGTGGCGATGGGATGGTTGGCGGGACAGAATGCCGCGCGGCTTCTGCAAGACAAAGAACTTTTGATCGCGCCGCCGCGTAGTGCGATTGGAGCACTCGCACGCTATGTCTCAACGGCCGAGACAAAGAATTACCAGCCGGTGAACATAACGTTTGCGCTGCTTGAACCGCTGTCGCCGGAGCAAGCCCGTTCAGTTCGCCGGAAACGCGACCGGCACATGCTGCAAGTGAAGCTGGCTCTCCAGGAGTGGGACCTATGGATGCAAAGCGTGAGAGAACAGCAGCCGGCACTCGCGGTCGTTACTTAA